The genome window CAGCAGGATGATATCGTCGTCGCTTAACGCCTTGAGTACGAACACCCGCGTGCGTGACAACAATGCAGAGATGACTTCGAAGGAAGGATTCTCCGTCGTCGCGCCGATAAGAGTGATGTTCCCATGTTCGACGTGTGGCAGAAAAGCATCCTGTTGCGCTTTGTTGAAGCGATGAATCTCGTCGACGAAAACAATCGTCCGGCGGCCGGTTCGCCGGGCGCGTTCCGCAGCCGCCATGATCTCCTTGATTTCTTTAATGCCGGCGAGAACCGCGCTGAAATGAACGAAGGTCGATTTCGTCATTCGGGCAATGATGCGGGCGAGAGTCGTCTTGCCCACGCCCGGCGGACCCCACAGGATCATGGATGGAACCTGGTCCCGATCGATTGCCGTGCGCAAAGGCTTGCCCGGATCGAGCAAGTGGCCCTGTCCGACAACGTCGTCCAGCGTTTGTGGGCGCAGGCGATCCGCCAGTGGCGCATCGGGAGGCACACCGGAAGGCTGGTTCTCTTCGAAAAGCGATCCACTCATTCTGAACGTCTCTGTTTTGAGGCTTCGTACAGGGTGACCGCTGCGGCGACAGCGGAGTTCAAGGATTCGACTGTGCGCTTTTGCGGAATCCGGAGCACAGTATCACAGGCGCTCATTTCATCCGGAGCGAGTCCGCCGCCCTCATTGCCGATGAGCATGGCTGATGGTTTTTTCCAGTCCCACTGCTCGATGGCGATTTCCGCGGCGGGCGAAGTGCCGACGATCGCAATCTGTCTTCGCCGCAGTTCTGCCGTCAGAGCTTCGAAGCCGATGCCAGCAACATGCGGCAGCCGGAACACACTTCCTGCGCTTGCGCGAACGGCTTTGCTGTTGTAAAAGCTGACCGTGCCTGGCGTGGCGGCGCATCCGGTCGCGCCAAAGGACTCCGCGATACGCAATATCGTCCCGACATTGCCGGGGTCCTGGAGCCGGGCAAGAACGACGATAAGGGCCGGAGATGCGCCCAAAAGACCATCGAAAGTGAATTCGCGGAGCCGTACGGTCGCAATGAGGCCCTGCGAGTGTTCCGTATCCTGGATCGACTTGAACAGATCCTGCGGGATTTCGTCGTGCATTTCCGCCACAATCCCGGGATTCTTCGTGCCTTCGCGAATGAACAGATCCACGATTTGCAGGCCGCTGCGCGAGGCCTCCTCCACTAGAATCGGGCCTTCTATCGGAAGGAGGCCGTCCGCGGTGAGTGTGCCGTGCTGGAAGGCCTTTCTCACCTCCACCAGCTTTCGATTGTGTTTCCCGATCTGCATCTTGAACCGTAGTACAATCCGCGCGTGAAGGTGCTTCGCGCCGAAACATTGCACGATCTTGATTACGATGAGATTGTAGCCCTCCTTCGCGGCGGCGGCATCATCGCTTTCCCAACCGA of Terriglobia bacterium contains these proteins:
- a CDS encoding RNA methyltransferase, translating into MQIGKHNRKLVEVRKAFQHGTLTADGLLPIEGPILVEEASRSGLQIVDLFIREGTKNPGIVAEMHDEIPQDLFKSIQDTEHSQGLIATVRLREFTFDGLLGASPALIVVLARLQDPGNVGTILRIAESFGATGCAATPGTVSFYNSKAVRASAGSVFRLPHVAGIGFEALTAELRRRQIAIVGTSPAAEIAIEQWDWKKPSAMLIGNEGGGLAPDEMSACDTVLRIPQKRTVESLNSAVAAAVTLYEASKQRRSE